One stretch of Lysobacterales bacterium DNA includes these proteins:
- a CDS encoding ABC transporter ATP-binding protein yields MHDLRNPWAPPWSEAPRYREVPVIQLENIRRTYDMHGAEVRALDGVSLQVDAGEFVAITGPSGSGKSTLLNVLGCLDKPDSGSYVLDGEEVSRLDDEAISTLRNRKIGFIFQSFHLLPRLTVLENVLLPLRFTREPKPDVSARARELLARVGLADRMDHRPTQLSGGQMQRAAIARSLILSPALLLADEPTGNLDSRSANDVLGLIEELHTHGQTIVLVTHDHDIAARVPRHVRLRDGLVESDDKR; encoded by the coding sequence ATGCACGACTTGCGGAACCCTTGGGCGCCCCCATGGTCTGAAGCGCCTCGCTACAGGGAAGTTCCGGTGATCCAGCTCGAGAACATTCGCAGAACCTACGACATGCACGGCGCCGAGGTGCGCGCGCTCGACGGCGTGTCGCTGCAGGTCGATGCCGGCGAATTCGTCGCCATCACCGGGCCTTCCGGGTCCGGCAAGTCGACCCTGCTCAATGTGCTGGGTTGCCTGGACAAGCCCGACAGCGGCTCGTATGTGCTCGACGGCGAGGAAGTGTCGCGGCTCGACGACGAGGCCATCAGTACGCTGCGCAATCGCAAGATCGGATTCATCTTCCAGAGCTTCCACCTGCTGCCACGCCTGACCGTGCTCGAAAACGTGCTGCTGCCGCTGCGCTTCACGCGCGAGCCGAAGCCGGACGTGAGCGCTCGCGCGCGCGAACTGCTGGCGCGCGTCGGCCTCGCCGATCGCATGGATCATCGCCCGACCCAGCTGTCCGGCGGCCAGATGCAGCGCGCCGCGATCGCGCGCTCGCTGATCCTGAGCCCGGCCCTGCTGCTCGCCGACGAGCCCACCGGCAATCTCGATTCCAGGTCCGCGAATGATGTGCTCGGGCTGATCGAGGAATTGCACACGCACGGCCAGACCATCGTGCTGGTCACCCACGATCACGACATCGCCGCGCGCGTGCCGCGCCATGTGCGCCTGCGCGACGGCCTGGTGGAATCCGATGACAAGCGTTGA
- a CDS encoding type II/IV secretion system protein: MSKHDTHKVVPLEGRAAFTTSKFSEGKRVELDEVLAAMIVEKLVTAEAAKSIRTGKSLGRGEVHPLVLIANAKLPDPREPSRHLTLETLTQWLAHKAGLAYLRIDPTKIDIARVGEVVAPSYATRYRILPVSVSADALTIATSEPFDTRWLPDLERLLRRKVTRVVANPLDVNRFLMEFAGISRNVRKAKDGNDAGDQRGVPNFEMLVELGKSGDLGAEDSHVVKIVDWLLQYAYEQRASDIHLEPRREMSPARFRVDGVLHKVYELPTPVMAAVVSRIKILGRMDIAERRRPQDGRIKTRSPGGREVEMRISTMPTAFGEKVVMRIFDPDVVLKNFSELGFNARDEAQWREMIERPHGIVLVTGPTGSGKTTTLYSTLKHLATPELNVCTIEDPIEMIAPAFNQMQVQPSIDLTFAAGVRTLLRQDPDIIMVGEIRDLETAEMAVQAALTGHLVLSTLHTNDAPSAVTRLLDLGVPHYLIQSSVNGIVAQRLARTLCPRCKQPVAVDPGAWQALTRGFELALPEHARAAKGCDDCRHTGYYGRTAVYEMLTLSPKLRREIRADLDLPAFGETCLHEGMRPLRLAGAELIGRGLTTVKEVVSVLPTID, from the coding sequence ATGAGCAAGCACGACACGCACAAGGTGGTTCCGCTGGAGGGGAGAGCGGCGTTCACGACCAGCAAGTTCTCCGAGGGCAAGCGCGTCGAACTCGACGAGGTGCTGGCGGCGATGATCGTGGAGAAGCTCGTCACCGCCGAGGCCGCGAAATCGATTCGCACTGGAAAGAGCCTCGGTCGCGGCGAGGTGCATCCGCTGGTGCTGATCGCGAACGCCAAGCTGCCCGATCCGCGAGAACCCAGCCGCCATTTGACTCTGGAAACACTGACGCAGTGGCTGGCGCACAAGGCCGGGTTGGCGTACTTGCGCATTGATCCGACCAAGATCGACATCGCCCGCGTCGGCGAAGTGGTGGCACCGAGCTACGCGACGCGCTACCGCATCCTGCCGGTCAGCGTCAGCGCCGATGCCCTGACCATCGCCACCAGCGAGCCGTTCGACACCCGCTGGCTGCCTGACCTTGAACGCCTGCTGCGGCGCAAGGTCACGCGCGTGGTCGCGAACCCGCTCGACGTCAACCGTTTCCTGATGGAGTTTGCCGGCATCTCGCGCAACGTGCGCAAAGCCAAGGACGGCAATGATGCCGGCGACCAGCGCGGCGTCCCCAACTTCGAGATGCTGGTCGAGCTCGGCAAGTCCGGCGATCTCGGCGCCGAGGACTCGCATGTGGTCAAGATCGTGGACTGGCTGCTGCAGTACGCCTACGAGCAGCGTGCCAGCGACATTCATCTGGAGCCGCGGCGCGAGATGAGTCCGGCGCGTTTCCGTGTCGACGGGGTGCTGCACAAGGTCTACGAGTTGCCTACGCCGGTGATGGCGGCGGTGGTGTCGCGCATCAAGATTCTCGGGCGCATGGACATCGCCGAGCGCCGGCGTCCGCAGGATGGGCGCATCAAGACGCGCTCGCCCGGCGGGCGCGAGGTCGAGATGCGCATCTCGACCATGCCGACCGCCTTCGGCGAGAAAGTGGTGATGCGCATCTTCGACCCGGATGTGGTGCTCAAGAATTTTTCCGAGCTCGGCTTCAATGCGCGCGACGAAGCGCAGTGGCGCGAAATGATCGAGCGACCGCACGGCATCGTGCTGGTCACCGGCCCCACCGGTTCCGGCAAGACCACGACCCTGTATTCGACGCTGAAGCATCTGGCGACGCCGGAGCTGAACGTTTGCACGATCGAAGACCCGATCGAGATGATTGCGCCGGCGTTCAACCAGATGCAGGTGCAGCCGTCGATCGACCTGACGTTCGCCGCTGGCGTGCGCACCTTGCTGCGCCAGGACCCGGACATCATCATGGTCGGTGAAATCCGCGATCTTGAGACGGCCGAGATGGCGGTGCAGGCGGCGCTGACCGGGCACCTGGTGCTGAGTACCCTGCACACCAACGATGCGCCAAGCGCGGTCACGCGATTGCTGGATCTGGGCGTGCCGCATTATCTGATCCAGAGTTCGGTGAACGGCATCGTCGCGCAGCGCCTCGCACGCACGCTGTGCCCGCGCTGCAAGCAGCCGGTTGCGGTCGATCCGGGAGCCTGGCAGGCACTGACGCGCGGTTTCGAATTGGCGCTGCCCGAACATGCGCGTGCCGCCAAGGGCTGCGACGACTGCCGCCATACCGGCTACTACGGCCGCACCGCGGTGTACGAAATGCTGACGCTGTCACCGAAGCTGCGCCGCGAGATCCGCGCCGACCTCGACCTGCCGGCGTTCGGCGAAACTTGCCTGCATGAAGGCATGCGGCCACTGCGCCTGGCCGGCGCCGAACTGATCGGGCGCGGCCTGACCACGGTCAAAGAGGTGGTGTCGGTGCTGCCGACCATCGATTGA
- a CDS encoding AbrB/MazE/SpoVT family DNA-binding domain-containing protein has translation MAAFSITSKGQVTIPKAVRQQLGLRAGSQVRFRVVGDRAEMERVGASSTVVTSSAAGMLRHKGAACPADFDVASLMSSGPGRRGRSR, from the coding sequence ATGGCAGCGTTCTCGATCACCAGCAAGGGGCAAGTCACCATCCCGAAGGCCGTGCGCCAGCAGCTCGGTCTGCGCGCGGGCAGCCAGGTACGCTTCCGCGTCGTCGGCGATCGCGCCGAAATGGAACGGGTCGGCGCATCGTCAACGGTCGTCACGTCGAGCGCAGCGGGCATGCTGCGGCACAAGGGAGCGGCCTGCCCTGCGGATTTCGATGTCGCCAGCCTGATGAGCTCCGGACCGGGCCGACGCGGCCGCTCGCGATGA
- a CDS encoding type II toxin-antitoxin system VapC family toxin, giving the protein MVCKTVLLELEWVLRGFYRYSRADIGRALGWLTEQAHIELEDRSAVEQALANYTAGFDFADALHHASYAGCNRVASFDDRGFVRRGERLKLQPPVRLPGTRRSR; this is encoded by the coding sequence ATGGTGTGCAAGACGGTATTGCTCGAACTTGAATGGGTGTTGCGCGGCTTCTATCGATATTCGCGCGCCGATATCGGACGCGCCCTCGGTTGGCTGACCGAACAAGCGCATATCGAGCTGGAAGATCGCTCTGCCGTCGAACAGGCTTTGGCCAACTACACCGCGGGATTCGATTTCGCGGATGCGCTGCATCACGCCAGTTATGCCGGCTGCAACCGGGTTGCCAGCTTCGATGATCGCGGCTTCGTGCGTCGCGGTGAGCGCCTGAAGCTGCAGCCGCCGGTACGGCTGCCTGGTACGCGCCGCAGTCGCTGA
- the glyQ gene encoding glycine--tRNA ligase subunit alpha, producing MTGPTFQDVIQTLNRYWAEQGCVLIQPLDIEVGAGTFHPATFLRALGPEPWRAAYVQPSRRPTDGRYGENPNRLQHYYQYQVVLKPNPANILDLYIGSLKALGIDPLTHDLRFVEDNWESPTLGAWGLGWEVWLNGMEVTQFTYFQQAGGLDCKPVTGEITYGLERLAMYLQNVDNVYDLVWVQGPQGTVTYGDVYHQNEVEQSTYNFEHANVDALFAWFDTCEGEALKLVEKGLPLPAYEQVCKASHSFNLLDARRAISVTERQRFILRVRTIAKAVAECYHAQREKLGFPGLKQKAA from the coding sequence ATGACAGGCCCGACTTTCCAGGACGTGATCCAGACGCTGAACCGCTATTGGGCGGAGCAGGGTTGCGTGCTGATCCAGCCGCTCGACATCGAAGTCGGTGCCGGCACCTTCCATCCCGCGACCTTCCTGCGCGCGCTCGGCCCGGAGCCGTGGCGCGCCGCCTATGTGCAGCCCTCGCGGCGTCCGACCGATGGTCGCTACGGCGAGAACCCGAACCGCCTGCAGCACTACTACCAGTACCAAGTGGTGCTGAAGCCGAACCCGGCGAACATCCTCGATCTCTACATCGGTTCGCTGAAGGCACTCGGCATCGACCCGCTGACGCATGACCTGCGCTTCGTCGAGGACAACTGGGAGAGCCCGACACTTGGCGCCTGGGGCCTCGGTTGGGAAGTGTGGTTGAACGGCATGGAGGTCACCCAGTTCACCTATTTCCAGCAGGCCGGCGGCCTCGACTGCAAGCCGGTCACCGGCGAAATCACCTACGGCCTCGAGCGCCTCGCGATGTACCTGCAGAACGTCGACAACGTCTACGACCTCGTGTGGGTGCAGGGCCCGCAGGGCACCGTCACCTATGGCGACGTCTATCACCAGAACGAAGTCGAACAGAGCACGTACAACTTCGAACATGCGAACGTCGATGCGCTGTTTGCCTGGTTCGACACCTGCGAAGGCGAGGCATTGAAGCTCGTGGAGAAGGGCCTGCCGCTGCCGGCCTACGAACAGGTGTGCAAGGCCAGCCACAGTTTCAACCTGCTCGACGCGCGCCGCGCGATCAGCGTGACCGAACGCCAGCGCTTCATCCTGCGCGTGCGCACCATCGCCAAGGCGGTCGCCGAGTGCTACCACGCGCAACGCGAGAAGCTCGGGTTTCCGGGCCTGAAGCAGAAGGCGGCCTGA
- a CDS encoding NYN domain-containing protein, protein MSSPTPRYAVLIDGGFVIKKWQGRFKRFPTAAEVSAVASLSASNVSSSKELLRNYFYHATPASGVLKNPISKAEVQLSGSPVARQHEHLLRTLEHLGNFAVRLGESTSIGWRIGDRALKNLLESPRAITAQDLVPDIKQKGVDLRIGIDMSRLALTKSVDTIVVVTGDSDLVPAFKFVRREGLRLLLATLGHHVRRDLITHVDQTDDTSIDCLVQPTTNAPSVTSTP, encoded by the coding sequence ATGAGCTCCCCGACCCCTCGTTACGCCGTGTTGATCGATGGCGGCTTCGTGATCAAGAAGTGGCAGGGGCGATTCAAGCGCTTCCCGACCGCTGCCGAAGTCTCCGCGGTTGCCAGCCTGTCCGCATCAAACGTTTCGAGCAGCAAGGAGTTGCTGCGCAATTATTTCTATCACGCGACTCCTGCTTCCGGCGTACTCAAGAATCCGATCAGCAAGGCCGAGGTCCAGCTCTCGGGCTCGCCCGTGGCGCGCCAGCACGAGCACCTGCTCCGCACTCTGGAGCATCTCGGCAACTTTGCAGTTCGCCTGGGTGAGTCGACTTCGATCGGGTGGCGCATCGGCGATCGCGCGCTCAAGAATCTACTGGAATCGCCGCGTGCGATCACAGCACAAGACCTGGTTCCGGACATCAAGCAGAAAGGCGTGGACTTGCGCATCGGCATCGACATGTCGCGCCTTGCGCTGACGAAGTCCGTGGACACCATCGTCGTCGTGACCGGAGACAGCGACCTGGTGCCGGCATTCAAGTTCGTGCGGCGCGAAGGACTACGCTTGCTGCTGGCAACGCTCGGCCATCATGTGCGGCGCGACTTGATCACCCATGTCGACCAAACGGACGACACTTCCATCGACTGCTTGGTCCAGCCCACGACCAATGCCCCTTCAGTGACGAGCACTCCATGA
- a CDS encoding glycine--tRNA ligase subunit beta — MHIAPLLIELGTEELPPKALDELANAFRDGVVAGLTRRGIAHTPHSVRALHSPRRLAVWVEDVALQQPEQQLERRGPAANAAFDASGAPSKALIGFAHSCGVGFEQLQKIETDKGAWYVHRAVKPGEATAALLPQIVEEALKALPIPKPMRWSDLDYQFVRPAHWLVILLGEKVVEAEIMGLKSDRMSRGHRFHHPEPVWIADANDYVEALRKAKVLVNPAERANHVIAEVQRAAEPSGGMPRLRQELVDEVKNLVEWPVAIACTFERDFLRVPQEALIMTMESNQKFFPVFDAEGRLTEHFIGVANIESRDPNEIRKGYERVIRPRFADARFFFDEDLKTPLAAQQEALQKVTYQQKLGSVWDKVCRVGELARVIAERLRSMHGIGVDPAEATQAAKLAKCDLMTRMVGEFPELQGIMGRYYARAQGESNDVANALDEFYQPRFAGDAIAPSRLGQVLAIAEKLDTLAGMFAIGQKPTGNKDPFSLRRNGLGLARTLIEGGLDLDLNALLREAIAAISSDGLDAKANDLYDFITDRLRGYYVDQGIRGDAFEAVLAVRPSSLRDFDRRIRAIDVFGKLAEAESLAAANKRIGNILRQAGEKQFAIAEHIDAALLDAGAESDLARALDAAIANTSPLMAEHRYVETLQRLAQLKPVTDAFFDGVMVMVDDAGKRANRLALLRSLRTQFLAIADIGLLG; from the coding sequence ATGCACATCGCCCCCCTGCTGATCGAACTCGGCACCGAAGAACTGCCGCCGAAGGCGCTGGACGAACTCGCGAACGCGTTTCGCGATGGCGTCGTCGCCGGCCTGACCAGGCGCGGCATCGCGCACACGCCGCATTCGGTGCGCGCGCTGCATTCACCGCGTCGGCTCGCGGTCTGGGTCGAGGACGTGGCCCTGCAGCAGCCCGAGCAGCAACTGGAACGGCGCGGACCGGCCGCGAATGCCGCGTTCGACGCCAGCGGCGCGCCGAGCAAGGCCTTGATCGGTTTCGCGCACAGCTGCGGCGTCGGCTTCGAACAACTGCAGAAGATCGAGACCGACAAGGGCGCGTGGTACGTGCATCGCGCCGTCAAGCCGGGCGAGGCCACGGCCGCGCTGCTGCCGCAAATCGTCGAGGAGGCGCTGAAGGCACTGCCGATCCCGAAGCCGATGCGCTGGTCGGACCTCGACTACCAGTTCGTGCGCCCGGCGCACTGGCTGGTGATTCTGCTCGGCGAAAAAGTCGTCGAGGCCGAGATCATGGGCCTGAAGTCGGACCGCATGAGCCGCGGCCATCGCTTTCACCACCCGGAGCCGGTGTGGATCGCCGATGCCAACGACTACGTCGAGGCGCTGCGCAAGGCCAAGGTGCTGGTCAACCCGGCCGAGCGCGCGAACCACGTCATCGCCGAGGTGCAGCGCGCAGCCGAGCCGAGCGGCGGCATGCCGCGGTTGCGCCAGGAACTGGTGGATGAGGTCAAGAACCTGGTCGAGTGGCCGGTCGCGATCGCCTGCACCTTCGAGCGCGACTTCCTGCGCGTGCCGCAGGAAGCGCTGATCATGACCATGGAGTCGAACCAGAAATTCTTCCCGGTGTTCGATGCCGAGGGCCGGTTGACCGAACATTTCATCGGCGTCGCCAACATCGAAAGCCGCGATCCGAACGAGATCCGCAAGGGCTATGAGCGCGTGATCCGTCCGCGCTTCGCCGACGCGCGCTTCTTCTTCGACGAGGATCTGAAGACGCCGCTGGCCGCGCAGCAGGAAGCACTGCAGAAGGTCACCTACCAGCAGAAGCTCGGTTCGGTCTGGGACAAGGTCTGTCGCGTCGGCGAACTCGCGCGCGTGATTGCCGAGCGTCTGCGTTCGATGCATGGCATCGGCGTCGATCCGGCCGAGGCGACCCAGGCCGCGAAGCTCGCGAAGTGCGACCTGATGACGCGCATGGTCGGCGAGTTCCCGGAGCTGCAGGGCATCATGGGCCGCTACTACGCGCGCGCGCAGGGCGAATCGAACGATGTCGCCAACGCGCTCGACGAGTTCTACCAGCCGCGTTTCGCCGGCGACGCGATTGCACCGAGCCGCCTCGGCCAGGTGCTGGCGATCGCGGAGAAGCTCGACACGCTCGCCGGCATGTTCGCGATCGGGCAGAAGCCGACCGGCAACAAGGACCCGTTCTCGCTGCGCCGCAATGGCTTGGGCCTCGCGCGCACACTGATCGAGGGCGGGCTCGATCTCGATCTGAATGCGCTGCTGCGCGAAGCGATTGCGGCGATCTCGAGCGACGGCCTCGACGCCAAGGCGAACGACCTCTACGACTTCATCACCGATCGCCTGCGCGGTTATTACGTCGACCAGGGCATCCGCGGTGATGCCTTCGAGGCGGTGCTGGCGGTGCGTCCGTCCAGCCTGCGCGACTTCGATCGACGCATCCGCGCCATCGACGTGTTCGGCAAGCTGGCCGAAGCCGAGAGCCTGGCGGCGGCGAACAAGCGCATCGGCAACATCCTGCGCCAGGCCGGCGAGAAGCAGTTCGCGATTGCCGAGCACATCGACGCCGCCCTGCTCGATGCCGGCGCCGAAAGCGACCTTGCTCGTGCGCTCGACGCTGCAATCGCCAACACCTCGCCGCTGATGGCCGAACACCGGTACGTCGAGACCCTGCAGCGCCTCGCGCAACTGAAGCCGGTCACCGACGCGTTCTTCGACGGCGTGATGGTGATGGTCGATGACGCCGGCAAACGTGCGAACCGCCTGGCCCTGCTGCGCTCGCTGCGCACCCAGTTCCTCGCCATCGCGGACATCGGCCTGCTCGGATGA
- a CDS encoding class I SAM-dependent methyltransferase has product MIDTAALFSVPLVDLGERDARFQGILTPAPELAQRPTGITAQFLENAEAYHQRFSNTAYFRLLIEQALAATPLATPAPLILDLGSGSGNSVWPCLDLFADAQVVATDLSPNLLAILRDHAAARGADAARLTTVCMDATRDYYAADRFDFAVGAAILHHLIDPVAALAAVHGALKPGGIALFFEPFENGNALLMLAYEDLIAEAATQPLREDVLAFLKRMVHDFRVRSAIRADQPGFAELDDKWIFTKRWFERAAAACGYRELRIEPLHDLDRPFANQTRANLNMGLGLPPEVLPDWAWARIDRLDQAFSPDLRADLLIEGRVVLRK; this is encoded by the coding sequence ATGATCGACACGGCCGCGCTGTTCTCGGTGCCGCTGGTCGATCTGGGCGAGCGCGATGCGCGCTTCCAGGGCATCCTCACGCCGGCACCGGAACTGGCGCAGCGACCGACCGGCATCACCGCGCAGTTCCTGGAAAACGCCGAGGCCTACCACCAGCGCTTCAGCAACACCGCCTACTTCCGGCTGTTGATCGAGCAGGCGCTGGCGGCGACGCCGCTTGCAACCCCGGCGCCGCTGATCCTCGATCTCGGATCGGGTTCCGGAAATTCGGTGTGGCCCTGCCTGGACCTGTTCGCGGACGCGCAGGTCGTCGCCACCGACCTCAGCCCGAACCTGCTCGCGATCCTGCGCGACCATGCCGCTGCGCGCGGCGCCGACGCCGCGCGACTCACGACCGTGTGCATGGATGCGACCCGCGACTACTACGCTGCCGACCGCTTCGACTTCGCCGTCGGCGCCGCGATCCTGCACCATCTGATCGACCCGGTGGCCGCACTCGCCGCCGTGCATGGCGCACTGAAGCCCGGTGGCATCGCGCTGTTCTTCGAGCCGTTCGAGAACGGCAATGCGCTGCTGATGCTGGCCTACGAAGACCTGATCGCCGAGGCCGCGACGCAGCCACTGCGCGAGGACGTGCTCGCGTTTCTCAAGCGCATGGTCCACGACTTCCGCGTGCGCAGCGCGATCCGTGCCGATCAGCCGGGCTTCGCTGAACTCGACGACAAGTGGATCTTCACCAAGCGCTGGTTCGAACGCGCCGCAGCAGCCTGCGGCTATCGCGAACTGCGCATCGAGCCCTTGCACGACCTCGATCGCCCGTTCGCGAACCAGACCCGCGCCAACCTCAACATGGGCCTCGGCCTGCCGCCCGAGGTCCTGCCGGACTGGGCCTGGGCCCGCATCGACCGCCTCGACCAGGCCTTCTCACCCGACCTGCGCGCCGACCTGCTGATCGAAGGGCGCGTGGTGTTGCGCAAGTAG
- a CDS encoding helix-turn-helix domain-containing protein, with translation MSLASQLFGNTRSAVLATMLLRPQARYHVRELARLLDISPGTLHRELKTLTHLGLLTRHESGRQVYFAANRTHPVADELSGLLRKTSGLVDVLRAALQPFAESIDAAFVYGSMAAGTEHEHSDVDVMVVGQIGFRDAVAALHDAQAAVGREINPSVMASEEFRRKRAAGDPFVTTVWGAPKLWVIGGANELG, from the coding sequence ATGTCCCTTGCGAGCCAACTCTTCGGCAACACCCGCTCGGCCGTGCTGGCCACGATGCTGCTGCGCCCGCAGGCGCGGTACCACGTGCGCGAGCTGGCGCGACTGCTCGACATTTCGCCAGGCACCCTGCATCGCGAACTCAAGACCCTGACCCATCTTGGCCTGTTGACCCGGCACGAAAGCGGGCGACAGGTCTACTTCGCAGCGAACCGCACGCATCCGGTGGCCGACGAGCTTTCCGGCCTTCTGCGCAAGACCAGCGGCCTCGTCGACGTGTTGCGCGCCGCACTGCAGCCCTTTGCCGAGAGCATCGACGCCGCTTTCGTCTATGGCTCGATGGCTGCCGGCACCGAACATGAGCATAGCGACGTCGACGTCATGGTCGTCGGCCAAATCGGATTCCGCGATGCGGTCGCGGCGCTGCACGACGCCCAGGCCGCAGTCGGTCGCGAGATCAATCCCTCGGTGATGGCTTCTGAGGAATTCCGCCGCAAGCGCGCGGCCGGCGATCCGTTCGTCACCACCGTGTGGGGGGCGCCCAAGCTCTGGGTGATCGGGGGCGCGAATGAGCTTGGATAA
- a CDS encoding DNA-binding protein: MSLDNLARIGRLKVHVAAREEIERLLAAAKRNLRDASALDISDETRFDAAYKAVMQCALAGLAVSGYRPATDQPGHHQTMVQSLPLTLGVNRETMVVFDALRKKRNINDYSGDLMDPESLRQCILEAESLLKLARARLTAA; this comes from the coding sequence ATGAGCTTGGATAATCTGGCGCGGATCGGTCGGCTCAAGGTCCATGTCGCGGCGCGCGAGGAAATCGAGCGACTACTCGCGGCGGCCAAGCGCAACCTCCGAGATGCGAGCGCCCTCGACATCAGCGACGAAACCCGCTTCGACGCCGCGTACAAGGCGGTCATGCAGTGTGCGCTCGCGGGACTTGCGGTCTCCGGATACCGACCCGCCACGGACCAACCCGGACATCACCAGACCATGGTCCAGTCCTTGCCGCTCACGCTCGGCGTCAATCGGGAAACCATGGTCGTGTTTGACGCGCTTCGCAAGAAACGCAATATCAATGACTACTCCGGCGACCTGATGGATCCCGAGTCGCTGCGGCAGTGCATCCTTGAGGCGGAGTCGTTGCTGAAGCTCGCTCGCGCCAGATTGACTGCGGCTTGA